Sequence from the Botrytis cinerea B05.10 chromosome 12, complete sequence genome:
GAGCATCTACTGGTACATCCCAAAGTGTTGTATCGCTTCCTACAACAATTAGTTCTTCTAGCTCAATCGTGAATGGAATTACTGGAGCATCAACTGGAGGATCTAGTTCAATCGTTTCTACACCATCCTCTACATCAACCCTTGAAGGAATAACTGGAGCATCAACTGGAGTATCTAGCCCATCATCCACCAGTTCTTATGTTCTTGTCGGAGTTTCATCGGTTACTACAAAATCGGCTGTCGAACCAATCAGCAGTTCCAGCAGTgctgatattgatatttcccTTGGACTAACTGGAGCTTCTACCGGTGTACCCACAACCACGAGCGCCACTAGCGTCTCCAGTGTCTCAAGCACGTCCGTTTCGGAAGATTCTGGTGTTTCTGGACCATCAACAGGTACACCCCCAAAATCTACCGAAACTAGCGCTGCcgaaacttcaattcaaagcTCAGTTGCTGGAATTTCTGGAGCATCTACTGGCACTGTCCCAACTTCTATTGAAAGTACTGCCTCGGAGACTTCAATCCCATCGTCGAGCTCAGTTGCGGGTATTACTGGAGCATCCACTGGATCTGACTCATCAGTAACTGCGCCAGTCTCAGTTCCAACCTCGACCGAGACCCCCATTCAAAGTCCAACTGTCTCAGGCGTTTCTGGAGTACCTACCGGTACAGCCCCAACCGTTATTTCTAGTGTTGCTCAATCTTCGGAATCTTCTGAAAGCTCTGTAGCCACAACTGCCAACTCTGCATCTTCCAGTGATATCGTTGGAACTGGCTCAGCTCCAAGTACAACTGTATCCCCATCTTCAGTCGCATCAGCAACTAGTTCTTCAAGCTCAAACCTTTTGGAACCAATTGTCGCTTCCACAGGTTTGATCCCATCTGGTATTATCCTTCCTACCACAACTTCTGCATCTGATTCTCAAAGTACATTGGTGACTTCATCCactccttcatcatctgctAGTGGGATCACTTTTGGACCGGGTGGAGTCTTGTCCGGCTCAAGTACTATCACTGCAAGCCCTTCGGATACAAATACTTCCCCAGTATCTGTTCCAACTGATTCATCATCTGGTCTCTTAGGAGTCATTGGTACTGGAGTGACCAGCTTAGTTGGTGGTGTAACTTCGGATCTAGGAACTGCAGTATCTCAAGTAACGAGTGCTGTTTTACCAACAGATTCATCGGCCGCATCTTCAAGTGCTGGAATTTCTGGACCTGCTACAGGTGTTTCTTCCGAAACTACTTTGGCTGGTGTTACTGGTCCATCTACTGCAGCCTCAGTTATTTCCGGATCAAACACTGCTACTACAGATAGTTCAGCACCTACAACTGTCGCTGGAATTACTGGAGCATCTACAGGTGTCTCAGCACCTTCAAATACAGCTTCTGGAATCACTGGAGCTTCAACAGGAACCGCTCCAATTTTCAGTCCAGGTGCTGCTTCATCATCAGCTTCGGGTGATTTACTCTCATCCTTGGTTGGTGGTGTATCTTCTTTGGTATCTTCCGCTACATCAGATGTTCTCCCAACTTCCTCGTCTTCCCTTACAGATTCTATTGCTTCAGCTTCGGCTTCGGCTTCCTCGGCAGGTATTATTGGAGCTACAACAGGTGTATCTGCCACAGATCTGAGTGCTACAGCTTCTTCTATTCCCGCTGGAATCACTGGACCTGCAACTGGTGTTTCTAGTGGATCTGCTGCAACTACAACCCCAGCTGGCTTATTATCATCTCTTTTATCTGGAGTAACATCTGATGTTGGATCTCTCACATCCGATTTACTTACAACCAGTACTACATCAGCTGCCGGAACAGGTGTCACTGATTCCCCATCTGTCATTGGTACTTTGAATAGTACTAATGTTTCAAATACTGCTTCCGCTACAGATTTGATCCCATCCCTTGTATCTGGAGTCACTTCCGATTTGAGTTCCGTCTTGGCATCTGAAACCTCGAGTACATTACCAACTGCAGGTATTACAGGCCCAGTTACAGGAATTAGCCCCACTGCTACTGGATCCTCTGCTCCAACATCAACTGGTCTTCTTACCGGTATTAGTTCTCTTCTCGGATCAGTAACTTCGGATCTTGGATCAGCCACTTCGGTTTTGTCTTCGGATCTTTCTTCTGCTACCACCAATGCATCCTCTGTAATTGGATCAATCACATCAGATTTATCAAGTGCTCCAAGTTCAACAATTCTAAGCGGAACAGGTGTATCTGCCTCGGCTACAATAACCTCAGAAAGTGCATCATCCACAGGATTATTATCCTCGGTCATTTCTGGTGTTACTTCTATTATTGGTTCTTCTACAGATCTCTCTTCCACCGCAGCTAGCACTACTTCCCCATCTTCCTCCAGTTCTACCCCATTGGGAAGTATTATATCGAGTATTTTCGGCTCTAGCACTGCCAGTGAATTATCTGCTACGATCACTAGCGGTATATCAACTGCCACCAGTGCTCCAAATGCTACAGCTATTACTTCTGGAACAGATCGTGTATCAAGTACCTCCATTAGCCTTGGATCTTCCTCTACGATTTCAGGAACTGTTCTCCCAACCACTGCCAGTGGAAATGCGACCTCAATTGCAGTATCTACAACTGGCCTTTCTACC
This genomic interval carries:
- the Bcmsb2 gene encoding Bcmsb2 is translated as MHTPSLFLASAVVLSSLASAEGDRPKYYFPREVKRQVYSNNTITSNTPAQTSQTKDESTITSLFSSTNDPQSDSTTQDSTTNKRASSSNSFLDTFSSILGLGTTTTTSIPSSTSLITSTPSSTASLTTSVVSEVSSNDITTVLVMSTVTLGTGSGEVPFVPPTTSSTSTSISSVETTPSPSPSLSSVSAQSTAESSVSSADTSSNAGYTGASTGTSQTIVSVPTTTSIPVPTTTSSSSSIVDGITGASTGVESSISSIDSTTSSIESTTSSIESTTSPSSTLVSSSVQSVATSSNAGFSGASTGTSQSVVSLPTTISSSSSIVNGITGASTGGSSSIVSTPSSTSTLEGITGASTGVSSPSSTSSYVLVGVSSVTTKSAVEPISSSSSADIDISLGLTGASTGVPTTTSATSVSSVSSTSVSEDSGVSGPSTGTPPKSTETSAAETSIQSSVAGISGASTGTVPTSIESTASETSIPSSSSVAGITGASTGSDSSVTAPVSVPTSTETPIQSPTVSGVSGVPTGTAPTVISSVAQSSESSESSVATTANSASSSDIVGTGSAPSTTVSPSSVASATSSSSSNLLEPIVASTGLIPSGIILPTTTSASDSQSTLVTSSTPSSSASGITFGPGGVLSGSSTITASPSDTNTSPVSVPTDSSSGLLGVIGTGVTSLVGGVTSDLGTAVSQVTSAVLPTDSSAASSSAGISGPATGVSSETTLAGVTGPSTAASVISGSNTATTDSSAPTTVAGITGASTGVSAPSNTASGITGASTGTAPIFSPGAASSSASGDLLSSLVGGVSSLVSSATSDVLPTSSSSLTDSIASASASASSAGIIGATTGVSATDLSATASSIPAGITGPATGVSSGSAATTTPAGLLSSLLSGVTSDVGSLTSDLLTTSTTSAAGTGVTDSPSVIGTLNSTNVSNTASATDLIPSLVSGVTSDLSSVLASETSSTLPTAGITGPVTGISPTATGSSAPTSTGLLTGISSLLGSVTSDLGSATSVLSSDLSSATTNASSVIGSITSDLSSAPSSTILSGTGVSASATITSESASSTGLLSSVISGVTSIIGSSTDLSSTAASTTSPSSSSSTPLGSIISSIFGSSTASELSATITSGISTATSAPNATAITSGTDRVSSTSISLGSSSTISGTVLPTTASGNATSIAVSTTGLSTSIQTGSATTSSSGTGIVTLSTSSVTSLTSGSANVTDTSISASSTSVSSLSSLSSIATSVSATTTPNTTITDTSSTAASSATVTSGSSATTAPITSVLSTTTPSTIASPTQESTTSIVKTQPASETTAPLTIYPTATNNATSMWLPQTIIVQSSSTNQVTPTNTALATTLPKVITPSGAIPTSPENSTLIQLGFLFQLNYAFVVANPLSSAQIFQYLPIGIASGLGIKQEQVIMHSLIPYNTQSQLEYITTLALAYIPTNLVSTLELDLHTPTAAIYNNDDTSVSTLVSYINPSIPLTPGSTLEGGSGTGTGSSGSAATTSASGNSGVFNTDAQNTSPKVKSTTAGIVVGAAGAAAAYGAAMFFIARRYKKRKLSHRRSNSIMNPSEMRQSGAFTGGAFMSGGRLTPGVGGTDRNSGGSGRSAGHSARTQQISAPMMAENSLGWN